DNA sequence from the Pieris napi chromosome W unlocalized genomic scaffold, ilPieNapi1.2 SUPER_W_unloc_1, whole genome shotgun sequence genome:
gttatttttattaattgtttgaatCTGAGATAGGCACGAGCGCTTAAGCAAACATATAGAGGATCCAGTGTCTACTAAGAGATTTATAGGTTGATAGGATTTAGAGGTTCGTAATACAACACAAGGTAAATATCTTTTAGAATTcgtattgattttatatattttttcaggaAGATCATTTGATAATAGTGAACCAGTGGGCATAGTGCTCATTATAGGTTTAGAAATGGTTGACGTAGTTGATACGGTGAATGCGAGAGTTTTGGGAACTGTGGATAAAGAGGATACAGTGGACACAGTGGGTTCAACGGATGTAGAGGAAACAGAGGATACAGAGGATGCAGTGGATCTAGAGGTTGCAGTGTTTCTACATAATGTAGAGGATATAGAGGATGCAGTGGATACAGTGGATACAGAGGATGCAGTGGATCTAGAGGTTGCAGTGGATCTAGAGGTTGCAGTGTTTCTACATAATGTAGAGGATACAGAGGATGCAGTGGATACAGTGGATACAGTGGATACAGAGGATGCAGTGGATACAGTGGATACAGAGGATGCAGTGGATACAGTGGATACAGAGGATGCAGTGGATACAGTGGATACAGAGGATGCAGTGGATACAGTGGATACAGAGGATGCAGAGGATATAGCATTTCTTCGCGATACAGAGGGTTCAGTGAATACGGTCTTACTATATGATGCAGAGGATACGGCGGATGTACTGTTATTGTATGATGCAGAGGATACAGCGTTTTTACGTGATGCAGAGGATTCAGTGGATACAGTGTTTTTACGTGATGCAGTGGATACGGCGGATGTAGCTTTTTTATATGATGTAGAGGATACAGTGTTTTTACGTGATACAAAGGATTCAGTGGATGTAGTGTTATTATATGATGCAGAGGAAACAGTGTTTTTATATGATGCAGTGGATACAGCGTTTCTGTGTGGTACAGAGGATTCAGTGGATACAGCGTTAATAAATTTGGTATCGgctttgaaattattatttttatttcccgGGCGATACCATTCGGGAAAccgatttagtttaaattaccTTGGGAGATATATTCGTCACTATTATCCTGGTAATTAAAATGTGTGTCAATATGTTGTGCGCGATTCTGAGTAAAGTTTTGATTGCGATTTTGATTAGAGTTAGGATTACGATTAGGGTTTCGgctgttattatattgtcttttACGGCAATTTTCTATACTATGACCCATGTTTTTGCAATATCTACAAGTTATTACATTTGCAGTATTATTTGAGGAAAAGTTTGGTCTCGAGAAACGATTAGGTGTTGAATTAGGACGTGGTATgttgttatgttttttatttgtcataCCCAATATCTTTTCTTCTGCTATCGCGAAAGCAATTGCTTCCGAAAGCGTCGATGGGTCCTTGCATCTCACTATTGTGGAGAGTTGTGGCTGAAGGCCGGTTGTGAAAATGTTTAATGCTAAATCTTGCATTGCTGCTACGCGACCTACGAGTTCATCCTTTTTTTTCGTGGGTATTGATATGTTTATTTCAGCCAATAGTTTTGAAAGGCATGACTCCACCTTCAGGGAGTATTGGCTGATAGTTTCATTCGTGGACTGTTTACAGTCTTGTAAGTCTGCCAAAAGATATGCATAATGTTTCTTATCGCCAAACTGGGCTTTTAAGAAATCCTCAAGTTGAGgccatttattaaaatctctaATTGAACACGCTGATTCTGCCTTTCCTTCTAGCCTActcagaatatattttaaaaggacATCGGTTTGCGATGGTGTGGCCATACTCATCGCATTTTGACAATTTGTTAAGAATGGGCCTAACTTTTCTCGTGACCCATCGAATGTAGTAATGAACTTGAGTAGTATGTTTAAGTCGATTTCTGACATTTTGCTGGAACTACTGTCTTcggtttttaagtttttagacatatatttttacacaaaataagATATAGAAAAATGAACGAGTCACAAATGAAAAGAATACACTGTCTCTTAGACTACCTAACTCTGAGCTCTGATAAGTGTTTGGGACTTACAGCGCAACGATGATCGCAGTAACCTTGAAGAGCATAACTTCACTGGAGATATATATAACTTGTAACACTTTACTACACTCACTTAACAGGCcaaataaaactattgtttAATTACCACTTGAAACACACACGAGATAATTATATACGGAACTTCGGAGTCGTATTCGGGTAGGGGATTTTCGTATCCCACCGCTGCCACCATTTAATGTTATATGGGTTCTTAAaataacctttttaaaaaacaaaatgattttatttagatttagtAATAGAATACAGAGGTGTAACCTTAATGGATACCGAATAAAGACTGACCCTGCTCCCGCTTGCTATGCTTATATGCTTTCCTTTCGATTACTTGGCATATTTAGATAATCAAGAGGTCAGCCATTACTCCTACATATTAAGGGTATAACAGTTCCGAAGGAATCGGAATTCACACTTTCCCCTTGCCCGAGGAGCGCGTCCTAAGGGTAGTTATCAAGGGCATCCCGAAGGAAATAGACTCCGGGGTCGTCCAAATAGATTTGACCGAGCAGGGATACCCCGTAAGGGATGTATTCCGTATGCTAAACCGCACCACCAAAGAAGAGTACGATATGGTACTTGTAGTCTTAGACCCTACTCCGAGCgggaaaaagatttttaacctTCGGGAGTGCTGTAAGTTCTCGGGGTTGAGGGTTGAAACTCCCCTCAAACACTCTTTTACACGGCAGTGTCATCGCTGTCAACTCTACGGGCACGCAGCCCGAAACTGCTTTGCGAGGGCGCGGTGCGTCAAGTGTTTAGGCGACCATGGCACCTCGGACTGTAAGCGGACACTCCCGTGCGCTGAGCCGTCGGCATGTGTGCTTTGCGGGCAACATGGGCACCCTGCGAATTATCGCGGTTGCCCTAGAGCCCCCAAGGCGCAAAAGCCGTCGGCTAGGCGCATGGTGGGACGCGATGCGGCCCGTCGTGGCATGGGAGCAAAGCCCACTTACATACCGGCCCCGCCTCCCGAATTTAGTCCCTGGGCCAAGCTCCCCGCTACGGAGGGCCCTCCCCAACTCACGACAGAAGCCTTCCCGCCTCTGCCATCTAAACCGGCAACCGCAGCGCCTTCCCAGGTCCCTGCGCCAACCTCCATCCTAAAAGAGAGGCCCACATTAAATGCGAGCCCT
Encoded proteins:
- the LOC125062914 gene encoding uncharacterized protein LOC125062914, with the translated sequence MLFKVTAIIVALLEGKAESACSIRDFNKWPQLEDFLKAQFGDKKHYAYLLADLQDCKQSTNETISQYSLKVESCLSKLLAEINISIPTKKKDELVGRVAAMQDLALNIFTTGLQPQLSTIVRCKDPSTLSEAIAFAIAEEKILGMTNKKHNNIPRPNSTPNRFSRPNFSSNNTANVITCRYCKNMGHSIENCRKRQYNNSRNPNRNPNSNQNRNQNFTQNRAQHIDTHFNYQDNSDEYISQGNLN